The Sphingobacteriales bacterium nucleotide sequence ATTATGATAGTTTTCAAACAAAATTTAAAAACACGAAAGAAGCTATAATTCCATATTTCATTATTGGTTTACCATTAATCTTAGTATTACTACAAGGTGATGCTGGTTCAGCTATTGTATTTCTTTCATTCGTATTTGTATTGAATAGAGAAAATCTTCCAAATGAAATTATATACCTAGGTCTATATATTCTAGTTGTTTCTATACTTGCATTAGTGCTTGATAAATTTATCATCATGGCTGTTGTAATTTTTGTATTTGGTATTTTAATATACATAAACTCTAAAAACAAAAATCTAACAAAATTATTTGGTGTATTAATGGTTGGAACAATTTTATACACATCTACTGTAAGTATAATTTTTAATAATGTACTTCAAAAACACCAAAGAGATAGAATAAATATAGTACTTGGGAAAGAGCTTTCTAAAGAAGCCAAAAGAGGAATTGCCTTCAATCTCAATCAATCATTAATTTCTATTGGTTCTGGTGGATTTATTGGAAAAGGTTATCTAAATGGTACTCAAACTAGGTATAATTATGTTCCAGAAACTAGTACTGATTTTATTTTTACTGCAATTGCAGAAGAATGGGGATTTATTGGGTGTCTTTTTTTAATTGCAGTGTATGTAATGTTACTCACTAGACTAATAATAATTGCAGAACGGCAAACTAATAGTTATGGAAGAGTATATATCTATTCTGTAGCTGCAATAATTTTTACACATTTCACAATCAATATTGGAATGACGATAGGCTTAATTCCAGTAATTGGAATTCCACTTCCATTTATAAGTTATGGTGGCTCGTCCTTAATTTCTTTTACATTTATGATTGCTACTGTTTTGAAACTTGATAGCGAAAGAAGATCAATAATGAGATAATGATTATTCAATTTTCCAAGTAATTGCACAATCTTTTACACTTCCAAATTTATTTGAAACCACAAAAGATTTTGCAGTAGTAATTTTTGGTGTTGGAATAATTAATTCAGCAATGTAATCATTAAATACAACATCTATATCTTCAACTCTTAGTCTTATTTTATCATTTTCAGATACATAAAAAGTAATATTTTTTGATTTTGGGCCTTTGGCATATATATAACTATCTTTTACATTGTCTGTCCAAATTAGTGTATTGCCTATATAAAAACTAACACTTACATCTGGTTTATCATTGTTGTAAATATTATAATCCCAACTTTGTTTCTTTGTATTTAATGTTTCTACTTCAACATAGTCTATATTAAAAACTACTTTATTCTGTTTTGGTTTATGAATAAGAATATCTTTATAAATTAAATTTTGCAACTATTCTTTTCCATAACCATCAGTACCACTCAATGATGATAAAATATTGATTTTGTTTATACCTGAATCTACTCCAATAGCAGAATATGGAATAAAATAACTTTCTTTAATTGCACTCGAATTATCAAACTCAAAATCATCATATTTTTTTATGTATTGATAGTTTCCATTACTATTTTTCATATAATTATATCCAAGTGCTGGCTTTATTTTAGTACCATTTATTGACAATGTTGTATTAAAATAAAACTTTGTCATGGACAGAATTGAATCGTTGTTTATTTCCTTTCTCAATTGATTGAAATCTACAGTATATTCTATATAAATGCCTTGCGCACCTTTAAAAGAATAATCTGGAGTTATTTTAAAATTTTTGATATACTCAATAGTGTCCGTTTTCGAGATTGCAAGATGACAGACAAATAATAACATTACAAAAGATATAGTTTTCATATTTTAAAATTATAGTATTTTGAATGGCAAATATGTTAAATTTTATTACAATTCAATTCTCAAAATTCTATCCTTGTTGCTCAAATCTTTTATAATTTCTACTACAGAAAA carries:
- a CDS encoding rod shape-determining protein RodA, coding for MNQYKKPYGSFDTTLVICYLILVGIGILSIFATEFNGILQSNTFSFKYSYTKQLLWAGVSLLMLFSILGFDRRAIQFFSYPIYILIMLLLLSVLFIGESTKGDQNWINLGFFKLQPSEFAKFATAMALAAYYDSFQTKFKNTKEAIIPYFIIGLPLILVLLQGDAGSAIVFLSFVFVLNRENLPNEIIYLGLYILVVSILALVLDKFIIMAVVIFVFGILIYINSKNKNLTKLFGVLMVGTILYTSTVSIIFNNVLQKHQRDRINIVLGKELSKEAKRGIAFNLNQSLISIGSGGFIGKGYLNGTQTRYNYVPETSTDFIFTAIAEEWGFIGCLFLIAVYVMLLTRLIIIAERQTNSYGRVYIYSVAAIIFTHFTINIGMTIGLIPVIGIPLPFISYGGSSLISFTFMIATVLKLDSERRSIMR